One Flagellimonas sp. CMM7 genomic region harbors:
- a CDS encoding DUF1697 domain-containing protein, protein MKTYIALLRGINVSGQKKIKMADLKQTLENSGLQNVKTYIQSGNIVFDSEIGETDVLQDKIQHAILNDFTFEVPVLVKTRNQLEKILKANPFADEAEENRLYFVLLKKAPEQSLVNEFNEVIFVNEDFNITSTCVYLCCKKGYGNAKLNNNLVERKLKVQATTRNLKTIQKLVEMTKET, encoded by the coding sequence ATGAAAACATACATCGCACTCTTGAGAGGAATCAATGTAAGCGGCCAAAAGAAAATTAAAATGGCCGATTTAAAGCAGACTCTGGAAAATAGTGGACTACAAAATGTAAAAACCTATATCCAAAGTGGGAATATAGTTTTTGATAGCGAGATTGGTGAAACAGACGTACTTCAAGATAAAATTCAACATGCAATTTTAAACGATTTTACTTTTGAAGTACCTGTATTAGTGAAAACAAGAAATCAATTGGAAAAGATTTTAAAGGCAAACCCGTTTGCGGATGAAGCGGAAGAAAATAGACTATACTTTGTGCTACTTAAAAAAGCTCCAGAACAAAGTTTAGTAAATGAATTCAATGAAGTAATTTTTGTCAACGAGGATTTCAATATAACCAGTACATGTGTTTATTTGTGTTGCAAAAAAGGATATGGTAATGCTAAACTCAACAATAATCTTGTAGAAAGAAAGCTAAAAGTGCAAGCCACTACACGCAACTTAAAGACAATACAAAAATTGGTTGAAATGACGAAAGAAACATAG